A section of the Acidobacterium capsulatum ATCC 51196 genome encodes:
- a CDS encoding type II toxin-antitoxin system ParD family antitoxin: MPTRNINLTPQMDRFVDSRIKEGRYGNASEVIRAGLRALEKEEREEEARIEALRSALVAGEQSGFVTGNPFEQVREFLNDLPKAAGG, from the coding sequence ATGCCCACTCGCAATATCAATCTCACTCCGCAGATGGATCGCTTTGTCGATTCCCGGATCAAAGAAGGCCGCTATGGCAATGCCAGCGAGGTCATTCGCGCCGGTCTGCGCGCGCTTGAAAAGGAGGAGCGGGAAGAGGAAGCCCGGATTGAAGCACTTCGCTCGGCCCTGGTTGCGGGAGAGCAAAGCGGCTTTGTTACGGGAAACCCCTTCGAGCAAGTCCGGGAGTTTCTGAACGATTTGCCGAAGGCTGCGGGTGGCTGA
- a CDS encoding type II toxin-antitoxin system RelE/ParE family toxin: MADYRLSRLALADLKAIALYTRQTWGLAQAQQYLAELEEMILRLASNSHLGRACDEIRKGYRRIEQRRHVLFYRVRRSSRSAQSETVEIIRILHARMLPGEHLGEE, translated from the coding sequence GTGGCTGATTACAGGCTCTCCCGGCTTGCCCTGGCCGATCTCAAGGCGATCGCTCTCTACACCCGGCAAACGTGGGGCCTGGCACAGGCGCAACAATATCTCGCGGAGCTGGAGGAGATGATTCTGCGGCTGGCGTCGAACTCCCATCTGGGCAGAGCCTGCGATGAGATTCGTAAAGGCTATCGGCGCATCGAGCAGCGCCGTCATGTCCTCTTTTATCGCGTTCGCCGCTCTTCCCGGTCCGCGCAAAGCGAGACGGTCGAAATCATTCGCATTCTGCATGCGCGCATGTTGCCCGGCGAACACCTCGGCGAAGAATAA
- the hemB gene encoding porphobilinogen synthase, whose amino-acid sequence MSYPITRMRRMRRTEPLRALVRETHLEPGALILPLFLCPGEGMRREVSSMPGVFNLSVDEAVKEAEAAAALGVGGLLLFGLPETKDEQATGAWDDHGIVQQGLRALKQSSASKQLVLIADVCLCEYTSHGHCGVVRQQGDEYEIDNDPSLDLLARTAVSLARAGADVVAPSDMMDGRVMEMRDVLDEEGCEQTPILSYASKFASAFYGPFREAADSAPQFGDRRSYQMDGANLREAMREIELDLDEGADMILMKPAMPYLDVIRAARERFDVPMGAYQVSGEYSMMQAAFAKGWLDPERAMMESLLSIRRAGADFIVTYFAQEAAKVLG is encoded by the coding sequence ATGAGCTACCCCATCACCCGCATGCGGCGGATGCGCCGCACCGAACCGCTGCGCGCCCTCGTGCGCGAAACGCATCTGGAACCCGGCGCGCTGATTCTGCCGCTGTTTCTCTGCCCTGGCGAGGGCATGCGCCGCGAGGTCAGCTCGATGCCCGGCGTCTTCAATCTCTCGGTCGATGAGGCCGTCAAAGAGGCCGAAGCCGCCGCCGCGCTCGGCGTGGGAGGGTTGCTGCTCTTTGGCCTTCCCGAAACGAAAGACGAACAGGCCACCGGCGCCTGGGACGACCACGGCATCGTGCAGCAGGGGCTGCGCGCGCTCAAGCAGAGCAGCGCCTCAAAACAGCTCGTGCTCATCGCCGACGTCTGCCTCTGCGAATACACCTCGCACGGCCACTGCGGCGTGGTGCGCCAGCAGGGCGATGAATATGAAATCGACAACGACCCCAGCCTCGATCTGCTGGCCCGCACCGCCGTCTCGCTCGCTCGCGCCGGGGCCGATGTCGTCGCCCCCAGCGACATGATGGATGGCCGTGTGATGGAGATGCGCGACGTGCTCGACGAAGAGGGCTGCGAGCAGACGCCGATCCTCTCCTACGCGTCGAAGTTCGCCTCGGCCTTCTACGGGCCGTTCCGCGAGGCCGCCGACTCTGCCCCGCAGTTTGGCGACCGCCGCAGCTACCAGATGGATGGCGCAAACCTGCGCGAAGCCATGCGCGAGATTGAGCTTGATCTCGACGAGGGCGCGGACATGATTCTCATGAAGCCCGCCATGCCTTATCTCGACGTGATTCGCGCGGCGCGCGAGCGCTTCGATGTGCCGATGGGTGCCTATCAGGTCTCGGGCGAATACTCGATGATGCAGGCCGCCTTCGCGAAAGGGTGGCTTGATCCCGAGCGCGCCATGATGGAGTCGCTGCTCTCGATTCGCCGCGCCGGCGCCGACTTTATCGTGACCTACTTCGCCCAGGAAGCAGCGAAGGTGCTCGGCTAA
- a CDS encoding zinc ribbon domain-containing protein, protein MYCSACGQALVPGAAVCPRCGRPAGVAPVPFIYNRVHRHVQTLGWLWVAYAFWSVLGALIAMPFLEGMSHGWFGHMHDMQVWPFGMYGHWHWVMQVVIVALFLRAILSAAVGIGLLQRAPWARVLAIVAAVLTILKPIAGTVLAIYTLWAIAPSLSAQEWDGMKRPM, encoded by the coding sequence ATGTATTGCTCCGCATGTGGTCAGGCCCTGGTTCCGGGGGCGGCAGTTTGCCCGCGTTGTGGTCGGCCGGCTGGAGTTGCGCCGGTTCCCTTCATCTATAACCGCGTGCATCGCCACGTGCAGACGCTGGGGTGGCTATGGGTCGCCTATGCCTTCTGGTCGGTGCTCGGCGCGCTGATTGCCATGCCCTTTCTTGAGGGCATGTCGCATGGCTGGTTCGGCCACATGCACGACATGCAGGTGTGGCCCTTTGGCATGTATGGGCACTGGCATTGGGTGATGCAGGTGGTGATCGTGGCGCTGTTTCTGCGTGCCATTCTGAGCGCGGCGGTGGGCATCGGACTGCTGCAGCGCGCTCCGTGGGCAAGAGTGCTCGCTATTGTGGCGGCCGTGCTGACGATTCTGAAGCCCATCGCGGGTACGGTTCTGGCCATTTATACGCTCTGGGCCATCGCGCCCAGCCTCTCCGCGCAGGAATGGGACGGCATGAAGCGGCCCATGTGA
- the ruvX gene encoding Holliday junction resolvase RuvX — protein MAAQSQIEDSTARIMALDVGDRRVGVAVSDELGLTAQPVLTLVRTNRKQDMKSLGRLLRRFGCTEVVVGNPLYMSGDISPQALKAQAFAAWVREEFGLPVHLWDERLTTTEAHRHLHAAGRPGSEHREVVDQVAAVLILDGFLAARRARQAEPQLRTGEP, from the coding sequence ATGGCCGCGCAATCACAGATCGAGGACTCTACGGCCCGCATCATGGCCCTCGACGTCGGCGACCGCCGTGTCGGCGTCGCCGTCAGTGACGAGCTGGGCCTTACGGCACAGCCCGTGCTGACCCTGGTCCGCACCAATCGCAAGCAGGACATGAAGTCCCTTGGCCGCCTGCTGCGCCGCTTCGGCTGCACCGAGGTCGTGGTGGGCAACCCACTCTATATGTCGGGGGATATCAGCCCGCAGGCGCTCAAAGCGCAGGCCTTTGCCGCCTGGGTGCGGGAGGAGTTCGGTTTGCCCGTTCACCTGTGGGACGAGCGCCTCACGACCACCGAAGCCCACCGGCATCTGCACGCCGCCGGCCGCCCCGGATCGGAGCATCGCGAGGTGGTCGATCAGGTCGCCGCCGTGCTCATTTTGGATGGATTTCTGGCGGCCCGCCGCGCCCGGCAGGCGGAGCCGCAACTCCGCACAGGGGAACCATAA
- the mltG gene encoding endolytic transglycosylase MltG — protein sequence MRKLFQLFLLVVLAAGGYGAYVVLTPVGPSSPVLVTIAPGTPTLGIGRQLEQKGLIRSRWALEAMHLARGGALKAGVYRFDHPAPLTEVYRRLRLGDVYTVSVTIPEGSNIFDIARKLAEKKLATEQGFLTVAEHDTQLVSDLDPQAPSLEGYLFPDTYKFSPGVSPEQIAAAMVAQFRAEAAKLGLDKVASLPASADQTTPSLHEIVTLASLVERETPIPSERPLVASVFYNRLAQQMPLMTDPSVIYAALLKNHYRGAIYESDLKSDSPYNTYTHAGLPPGPVCNPGVASLRAAMHPAQTNYLYFVAASADPSGHSRFSATLAQHDKNVQAYRRAVRQAQRR from the coding sequence TTGCGCAAACTCTTTCAGCTCTTTCTTTTGGTTGTTCTCGCCGCCGGCGGCTACGGAGCGTACGTGGTCCTGACGCCCGTGGGGCCGTCTTCGCCGGTGCTGGTGACCATTGCGCCGGGCACGCCGACGCTTGGCATCGGGCGGCAACTGGAGCAGAAGGGGCTGATTCGGAGCCGCTGGGCGCTCGAAGCCATGCACCTGGCTCGCGGGGGCGCGCTCAAGGCCGGGGTATACCGCTTTGACCATCCGGCTCCCCTGACCGAGGTCTACCGCCGGCTGCGCCTCGGCGACGTTTACACCGTCAGCGTGACCATTCCGGAAGGCTCCAACATCTTTGATATTGCCCGCAAGCTGGCAGAGAAAAAGCTCGCCACCGAGCAGGGCTTTTTGACCGTGGCCGAGCACGACACCCAACTGGTGAGCGATCTTGACCCGCAGGCGCCGAGCCTGGAGGGCTACCTGTTCCCTGATACTTACAAGTTCTCGCCCGGCGTCTCGCCGGAGCAGATCGCCGCGGCCATGGTCGCGCAGTTCCGGGCCGAGGCGGCCAAGCTGGGGCTCGACAAAGTTGCTTCGCTGCCGGCTTCCGCCGACCAGACGACGCCCAGCCTGCACGAGATTGTCACCCTCGCCTCGCTGGTGGAGCGCGAGACGCCCATCCCCTCGGAGCGGCCGCTGGTGGCCAGCGTCTTTTATAACCGGCTGGCGCAGCAGATGCCGCTCATGACGGACCCTTCAGTGATTTATGCGGCGCTGCTCAAAAATCACTACCGGGGCGCGATTTATGAGTCTGACCTGAAATCGGACTCGCCCTATAACACCTACACGCATGCCGGATTGCCTCCGGGGCCGGTCTGCAATCCGGGAGTGGCTTCGCTGCGCGCGGCCATGCATCCGGCCCAGACCAACTATCTCTACTTTGTTGCGGCCAGCGCCGATCCGAGCGGGCATTCCCGTTTTTCGGCCACGCTGGCGCAGCATGACAAGAATGTGCAGGCCTACCGGCGCGCGGTCCGGCAGGCACAAAGGCGCTAG
- a CDS encoding lipoprotein encodes MTQWKTRGLALALSLGLPALSGCFVHVRRVPKAEMPKTVLSATPDQLTSLINERYEKIHSLTAQVTFQVTEGGELKGKEKTITPFSGYIVMQRPGDVRVIGYLPVVHLPAFDMASNGENFTMVIPPKSQAYTGTNKVTHPSKNPIENMRPDIFFNSLLVETITADDLRVLTSETKTIVPAKPKHLLIVPLYDLTILRRQSPNSNVLVPSRMIQFDRTTLQPTEEDIYDAQGSIETQAVFGPLVNHDGIEFPSTITIRRPLQEYQILVTFQNIRFNLPLNEQEFHLKIPQGMKVKDLH; translated from the coding sequence TTGACTCAATGGAAAACACGAGGACTCGCTCTGGCGCTCAGCCTGGGACTGCCCGCGCTGTCGGGCTGTTTTGTGCATGTAAGGCGCGTGCCCAAGGCAGAGATGCCCAAAACGGTGCTCTCAGCCACGCCCGATCAGCTCACCAGCCTGATCAATGAGCGTTATGAAAAGATACATTCGCTCACCGCGCAGGTGACCTTCCAGGTGACCGAGGGCGGCGAACTGAAGGGCAAAGAGAAGACCATTACACCCTTCAGCGGCTACATCGTCATGCAGCGGCCGGGCGACGTGCGCGTCATCGGCTACCTGCCCGTGGTCCACCTGCCGGCGTTTGACATGGCGAGCAACGGCGAGAACTTCACCATGGTGATTCCGCCGAAAAGCCAGGCGTATACGGGGACGAACAAGGTCACGCATCCGTCGAAGAATCCCATTGAGAACATGCGGCCGGACATCTTCTTCAACTCGCTGCTGGTCGAGACCATCACGGCCGATGACCTGCGCGTGCTGACGTCAGAGACCAAGACGATTGTGCCGGCCAAGCCTAAGCATCTGCTGATTGTGCCGCTCTATGACCTCACGATCCTGCGCCGCCAGTCGCCCAACAGCAACGTGCTGGTGCCCAGCCGGATGATCCAGTTTGACCGCACAACACTGCAGCCGACGGAAGAGGACATCTACGACGCACAGGGCAGCATTGAGACGCAGGCCGTCTTTGGCCCGCTGGTGAATCATGATGGCATCGAGTTTCCATCCACCATCACCATCCGGCGGCCGCTGCAGGAGTACCAGATTCTGGTGACCTTCCAGAATATTCGCTTCAACCTGCCCCTGAACGAGCAGGAGTTTCACCTGAAGATCCCCCAGGGCATGAAGGTCAAGGACCTGCATTGA
- a CDS encoding FUSC family protein codes for MSSTPAPAVAGRYKYLTDSYVFRWQNQTLRADLILTLPIALCLGIGIAIGHPAVGMIAAGGAMNTGFGKKQCIDDSNLLPMIFVTFGMAFAGFLGVMLGYHSVLMVVMAALWGFGYGMLTSRPGGYAWVGQQCVITLLVASAFPASPLDALARGALLFAGGALQLVLSSLLLHLSGELGRRVLELKRYLLAEEAALRQAVVETTDSLWQRRSLNSAIPYALRLAFTLGLTTEIYRRLNYPSGYWIPITALVVLKPGMTDTVNRVIARMFGTVAGAILISFLLVHLHPGVITLAAMTILFAWFGYGLLNVNYALFTFTVTGYIVFLLSLNELPGPEVAQHRAICTLIGAGIALCVRLIVISVYQRGWQKAIQSLSPS; via the coding sequence ATGTCCTCAACGCCTGCTCCGGCTGTGGCCGGGCGCTACAAATATCTGACTGACAGCTACGTCTTTCGTTGGCAGAACCAGACGCTGCGCGCGGACCTGATTCTGACGCTGCCGATTGCGCTTTGCCTGGGCATCGGCATTGCCATCGGGCATCCGGCCGTGGGCATGATTGCCGCCGGCGGGGCCATGAACACGGGTTTTGGCAAGAAGCAGTGCATTGATGACTCAAACCTGCTGCCGATGATCTTTGTCACCTTCGGCATGGCTTTTGCTGGATTTCTGGGCGTGATGCTCGGCTATCACAGCGTGCTGATGGTTGTGATGGCGGCGCTGTGGGGTTTCGGATATGGGATGCTCACCTCGCGCCCCGGCGGGTATGCGTGGGTGGGCCAGCAATGCGTCATCACGCTGCTGGTGGCCTCGGCCTTTCCGGCCTCGCCGCTCGATGCGCTGGCTCGCGGCGCACTGCTTTTTGCGGGCGGAGCGCTGCAGCTTGTTCTCTCGTCACTGCTGCTGCATCTCTCGGGCGAGCTGGGCCGCCGCGTGCTTGAGCTGAAGCGCTACCTGCTGGCTGAGGAGGCCGCGCTGCGGCAGGCGGTGGTGGAAACGACGGATTCGCTCTGGCAGCGGCGCTCGCTCAACTCCGCTATTCCCTACGCGCTGCGGCTGGCCTTCACGCTGGGGCTCACGACGGAGATCTACCGCCGGCTCAACTATCCCAGCGGCTACTGGATTCCGATCACGGCGCTGGTGGTGCTCAAGCCTGGAATGACCGACACGGTGAACCGCGTCATCGCGCGCATGTTCGGCACCGTGGCCGGAGCCATTCTGATCAGCTTTCTGCTGGTGCATCTGCACCCTGGCGTCATCACGCTCGCCGCCATGACGATCCTGTTTGCGTGGTTCGGCTACGGGCTGCTCAATGTGAACTATGCCCTCTTCACCTTTACCGTGACCGGCTATATCGTCTTTTTGCTCTCGCTCAATGAGCTGCCGGGGCCTGAGGTGGCGCAGCATCGCGCCATCTGCACGCTCATCGGGGCGGGCATCGCGCTGTGCGTGCGGCTGATCGTGATCTCGGTCTATCAGAGAGGCTGGCAAAAGGCGATCCAATCGCTCTCGCCATCCTGA
- the dnaN gene encoding DNA polymerase III subunit beta, with protein MPVGVEQEKAAGTMEISVSRQDLLRELTASQSVVERKTTIPILSNFLIEADEDRLAITATDLDQSMRTSCAAKVKKPGSCTIPARKLYDYVKLLPEGDVSIKLMDNHWVQIRSGRSNTKMVGMARANFPQVPEFPSTGAIAIPVASLRNLIAKTIFAISNEESRYTLNGALLILKAESIAMVATDGHRLAHIEKSGENFPSMGAEKKTLIPRKALSELQSLLGNTDAESVEFADDDSTLFFRIGHRVLTSRKLTGQFPNYEAVLPRDNNKFAIVRSEDLSRSIQLTSQFADERSGAIKIRLEQNELKISASSTDSGESEDVIETPYSFDPLVVGFNSAYLLDFLKAIGNTGEVRLEFKDAQSAGQMRPEDGQEDYKYRYIIMPMRI; from the coding sequence ATGCCGGTTGGAGTCGAGCAGGAAAAAGCCGCAGGAACCATGGAGATCAGCGTCAGCCGCCAGGATCTTCTCCGCGAGCTCACCGCTTCGCAGAGCGTGGTCGAGCGCAAGACCACCATTCCCATCCTGTCGAACTTTCTTATCGAGGCTGACGAGGACCGGCTCGCGATCACGGCGACCGATCTGGACCAGAGCATGCGCACCTCCTGCGCGGCGAAGGTCAAGAAGCCGGGCTCCTGCACGATCCCCGCGCGCAAGCTTTATGACTACGTGAAGCTGCTGCCCGAAGGCGACGTCAGCATCAAGCTGATGGATAACCACTGGGTGCAGATTCGCTCCGGCCGGTCAAACACCAAGATGGTCGGCATGGCACGCGCCAACTTTCCGCAGGTGCCGGAGTTTCCCTCCACCGGCGCAATTGCGATTCCTGTGGCATCGCTGCGGAACCTGATCGCAAAGACGATTTTCGCTATCTCGAACGAAGAGTCGCGCTACACGCTCAACGGCGCACTGCTGATTCTCAAGGCGGAGTCGATTGCCATGGTCGCGACCGACGGCCACCGCCTGGCGCACATTGAGAAGAGCGGCGAAAACTTTCCGTCGATGGGCGCGGAGAAGAAGACGCTGATTCCGCGCAAGGCGCTCTCTGAGCTGCAGTCGCTGCTGGGCAACACCGATGCCGAGTCAGTGGAGTTTGCTGATGATGACAGTACGCTGTTCTTCCGCATCGGTCACCGCGTGCTCACCAGCCGCAAGCTGACGGGGCAGTTCCCCAACTACGAGGCTGTGCTGCCGCGCGACAATAACAAGTTCGCCATTGTGCGCAGCGAAGACCTCTCGCGCTCCATTCAGCTCACGTCACAGTTTGCCGATGAGCGGTCGGGTGCGATCAAGATTCGCCTGGAGCAGAATGAGTTGAAGATTTCGGCTTCTTCGACGGACTCGGGCGAGAGCGAAGACGTGATCGAGACGCCATACAGCTTCGATCCGCTGGTGGTGGGCTTCAACTCGGCTTATCTGCTCGACTTCCTCAAGGCGATCGGCAACACGGGCGAGGTTCGGCTGGAGTTCAAGGACGCGCAATCGGCCGGCCAGATGCGCCCTGAAGACGGTCAGGAAGATTACAAGTACCGTTACATCATCATGCCGATGCGCATCTGA
- a CDS encoding response regulator transcription factor: MPEKMPLVYVVDDDEVFRNRLARALRQRHWNAQPAASAEEAWALARQQTPDLVLLDLRMPGMGGLELIEKLRALDATMKIIMLTGYGSIPTTITALKRGADDYLSKPADADQIVAAYERLLAPEAQPAEPPAEAPSLARVEWEHMQRVIHDCGGNISQAARVLGIHRRSLQRKLSKYPPPR, encoded by the coding sequence ATGCCTGAGAAAATGCCGCTGGTCTATGTGGTCGACGATGACGAAGTCTTTCGCAACCGGCTTGCGCGTGCGCTGCGGCAGCGGCACTGGAACGCGCAGCCCGCGGCAAGCGCCGAAGAGGCATGGGCGCTCGCGCGGCAGCAGACGCCAGATCTGGTGCTGCTGGACCTGCGCATGCCCGGCATGGGCGGCCTCGAACTCATCGAGAAGCTGCGCGCGCTCGACGCCACGATGAAGATCATCATGCTGACCGGCTATGGCAGCATTCCCACCACCATCACGGCTCTGAAGCGTGGCGCCGATGATTACCTGAGCAAGCCTGCGGACGCCGACCAGATTGTCGCCGCCTACGAGCGGCTGCTGGCTCCTGAAGCACAACCGGCGGAGCCGCCCGCCGAAGCGCCCAGCCTCGCCCGCGTGGAGTGGGAGCACATGCAGCGCGTGATTCATGACTGCGGAGGAAACATTTCGCAAGCTGCGCGGGTGCTCGGCATTCACCGCCGCTCATTGCAGCGCAAGCTGTCGAAATATCCGCCACCACGATAA
- a CDS encoding ATP-binding protein produces the protein MPSDVSMTPNPHSARDAAPKLALPWVVRLRYGMVLCGVAALLAAAPVFHISARIILWALVPYLLMLVTNLWLRRAHHLSPRAAQQTLGGIFVFDILCLTAVLGLTGGPMNPFSLLFLVQITLSVVVLKKEWTWTLGLLSALCFGSLFFLNVPLMDMHIMPAEYPHLVGMWAAFVAAAALISFFTGRVSDALRDRELEVLALQEKVARQERLASLGTLAAGAAHELGTPLGTIAIVARELERYATTLAEREGLNHEACDDLSEDARLIRSEVERCQRILQGMSARGAEPMGEAPQAISVSELLRQMLEQVPEAKRMRIRLHAQEDQTRLTLPVRATVQSLSALVSNAFDAGGESVEVQAACMHDNVVLTVRDHGSGMSEEVLRHVTEPFFTTKPPGLGMGLGTFLARTFAEHLGGALSYDSAPGQGTTATLALPIRCLQPLTATRPGPAQELRRDA, from the coding sequence ATGCCTTCTGATGTTTCCATGACGCCGAACCCGCATTCGGCAAGAGACGCTGCGCCCAAGCTTGCGCTGCCCTGGGTGGTGCGGCTGCGCTATGGCATGGTGCTTTGCGGAGTCGCGGCATTGCTGGCGGCCGCGCCTGTTTTTCATATCTCCGCGCGCATCATTCTCTGGGCGCTCGTGCCCTATCTGCTGATGTTGGTCACCAATCTGTGGCTTCGGCGCGCACATCACCTTTCACCGCGCGCGGCGCAGCAGACGCTGGGCGGCATCTTCGTCTTCGACATCCTCTGCCTCACGGCGGTGCTGGGCCTTACCGGCGGCCCTATGAATCCCTTCAGCCTGCTCTTTCTAGTGCAGATCACGCTCTCGGTGGTCGTCCTCAAAAAGGAGTGGACGTGGACCCTTGGCCTGCTCTCTGCCCTTTGCTTTGGCTCGCTGTTCTTTTTGAATGTGCCGCTCATGGACATGCACATCATGCCGGCGGAGTATCCGCACCTGGTGGGCATGTGGGCCGCATTTGTGGCGGCGGCGGCGTTGATCAGCTTCTTCACCGGCCGCGTCTCTGACGCTCTGCGCGACCGCGAGTTGGAAGTGCTCGCGCTGCAGGAGAAAGTCGCGCGGCAGGAGCGGCTGGCATCGCTGGGCACTCTGGCCGCGGGTGCGGCGCATGAGCTGGGCACGCCTCTGGGCACCATCGCAATTGTGGCGCGCGAGCTGGAGCGTTATGCCACCACGCTGGCTGAAAGGGAAGGTCTTAATCATGAGGCGTGCGATGACCTCAGCGAAGACGCTCGCCTGATTCGCTCCGAGGTCGAACGCTGCCAGCGCATTCTGCAAGGCATGAGCGCGCGGGGTGCGGAGCCCATGGGCGAGGCGCCGCAGGCCATCTCCGTGAGCGAGCTGCTGCGGCAGATGCTCGAGCAGGTGCCCGAGGCAAAGCGCATGCGCATTCGCCTGCATGCACAGGAGGATCAAACGCGGCTTACGCTGCCGGTGCGGGCGACCGTGCAATCGCTCAGCGCACTGGTGAGCAATGCGTTCGATGCCGGAGGCGAAAGCGTCGAGGTGCAGGCCGCATGCATGCATGACAATGTGGTGCTGACCGTGCGCGACCACGGCAGCGGAATGAGTGAGGAAGTGCTGCGCCACGTGACCGAACCATTTTTCACTACCAAGCCGCCCGGCCTCGGCATGGGGCTCGGCACATTTCTGGCGCGCACTTTCGCCGAGCATCTCGGCGGCGCATTGTCTTATGATTCCGCACCTGGCCAGGGCACCACCGCCACACTGGCCTTGCCGATACGCTGCCTGCAGCCACTGACGGCCACCCGCCCCGGACCAGCCCAGGAGCTGCGTAGAGATGCCTGA
- a CDS encoding carbohydrate porin, protein MAHAGGRFILVVAALCALACAALPVAAQSAAARPKSAWQPIKSTHDALDKHGVDLSGWVQLDGSTVAAGGRPNPLGFDGQYLIDLTATVDTAKLLHLPGGTVMLDGQSHSGPSILTHQFPALQDPDNMDAYSETSLDRAWYQQSLWKQRVLMQVGLMYVDDQFFTVPYGGNFVSLDFSSDASVSTFLLPTFPKGSFGGDVQVAASKALSFSGGAYNDHSTELPYDPGGVLYLTEEAWQSHWHGRPWKLQLGGWRDTGRFVRFAGGTQHHAAGAYAVASSKLWQPKASQDRGVGMFVQFGTAPPAVANVRSHIGAGLIWTGPWARRPHDEIGAAFSDSLLTHESDFRHGYENEVEVYYQIHAFRGLTIQPDMEFWQHPSGGAAPNTILALTRIMYTF, encoded by the coding sequence ATGGCACACGCGGGTGGCCGGTTCATTCTCGTTGTCGCAGCTCTCTGCGCCTTGGCCTGCGCGGCCTTGCCCGTGGCGGCGCAGAGCGCGGCGGCCCGTCCAAAGTCCGCATGGCAGCCGATCAAAAGCACCCACGATGCGCTCGACAAGCACGGCGTGGACCTCAGCGGCTGGGTGCAACTGGATGGGTCAACCGTCGCAGCTGGCGGCCGGCCGAATCCGCTCGGGTTTGACGGGCAATATCTCATCGACCTCACCGCCACCGTTGACACCGCAAAGCTGCTGCATCTGCCGGGCGGCACCGTGATGCTCGACGGGCAGAGCCATAGCGGACCGAGCATCCTGACGCATCAGTTTCCTGCGTTGCAGGACCCCGACAACATGGACGCCTACTCTGAAACCTCGCTCGACCGCGCGTGGTATCAGCAGAGCCTCTGGAAGCAGAGGGTGCTGATGCAAGTGGGGCTGATGTATGTGGACGATCAGTTCTTCACCGTGCCCTACGGCGGCAACTTTGTCTCGCTCGATTTTTCTTCGGACGCCTCCGTCAGTACCTTCCTTCTGCCCACCTTTCCCAAGGGATCATTTGGCGGCGATGTGCAGGTGGCGGCGTCAAAGGCGTTGAGCTTCTCCGGCGGAGCCTACAACGACCACAGCACCGAGCTGCCCTATGATCCGGGCGGCGTGCTCTACCTCACCGAGGAGGCATGGCAGAGCCACTGGCATGGCCGCCCCTGGAAGCTGCAACTCGGCGGCTGGCGCGACACCGGACGCTTTGTGCGCTTCGCCGGTGGTACGCAGCATCACGCCGCCGGAGCCTACGCGGTCGCCAGCAGCAAGCTCTGGCAGCCAAAGGCCTCTCAGGATCGCGGTGTCGGCATGTTTGTGCAGTTTGGCACGGCTCCGCCCGCGGTGGCCAATGTGCGCAGCCACATCGGTGCGGGCCTGATTTGGACCGGCCCATGGGCTAGGCGGCCGCATGACGAAATCGGCGCGGCATTCAGCGACAGTCTGCTCACGCATGAGAGCGATTTTCGCCACGGCTATGAGAACGAGGTGGAAGTCTACTACCAGATTCATGCCTTTCGCGGACTGACCATTCAGCCGGACATGGAGTTCTGGCAGCACCCCAGCGGCGGGGCCGCGCCCAATACGATTCTGGCGCTCACGCGCATCATGTACACGTTTTGA